The Deinococcus radiotolerans DNA segment CTCTAAGTGTCGTGAACAGATCCCGCCCCAGTGCGTCATGGGTACGCGTGTTCTCCCGGATATGAGTACAGGACCGGATGCGTTGTAGTGCCCGAACGCGCACCTCTCGCCCCCACGAATGCCCGGTCCGCGGTCACAACAGCCCACCTATGGGCGGGCAACAACGTCATCAGACGGGCAGTCAGGAGAATGCGGGCTGCCGTGTTCAGTACCCCCTCAGCCTGCGGCCGGTCGGGACGCTGGACGCGGCGGCAGGGCGGCCTTGCGCATCAGGTGTCCCGCGTGGGTGAGCTGACCTGTCCTGCACGTTCGTTCCACAGGGCGGACGGAGGTAAGCTCAGGGGCATGAGACCCGCGGAGCGCTGGCATCTCGCCGCGCGGGGCCTCTCCAGGCGCCCCGTCCGGACGCTGCTGACCCTGCTGGGCGTCGTGATTTCGGTGACCAGCATGATCCTGTTCCTCTCGCTCGGGCAGGGCTTGAAAGGCCAGTTCCGGGAGGAACTGCGCAGCGCCGGTCCGGACGTGCAGGTGGCCCGGCCGGCGCCGCTGAGTCTCCTGCCCCTGCCGAATCTGCCCCGCAGCGTGGTGGCCGCGGTGACCGCCAACGCGGCGGAGCTGGGCGTGACCGGCGTCACGCCTGTGGTCGCGCAGATCAAGCAGGCGCTCGACCCCACGCAGAGCGCCGTGTATTACGGTCTGCCCGCCCGTGAGGGCCTGCAGGCGCTCTTCCCGCAGGTGCGGGTCGCCCGGGGGCGGCTGCTGCAGGCCTCGGACGAAGGGCAGGCGGTGGCCGTTCTGGGTGCGGTGGCGGCCCGGAATCAGCAGCTGGGCGTGGGGGACGAGTTCATGATCACCCGGCGGGCCCGGGTGCGGGTGATCGGGGTGCTCGAACCGCAGCAGACGCTGACGGATACGTTCACGTTCCTGCCCCTCACCGGCGCGCAGCGGGCCCTGGGGCTGGGGGACCAGCTGTCCTTCGTGGCGCTGCGGCTGCGGGACCCGGAGAGGGCGCCCGAGGTGGCGGCGCAGCTGCGCCGGATCACGCATCTGGACGTCCGGACGCGTGAGGACGTGCTGTGGTCTTTCAGTGCGCTGCTGGGCCGCGCGGACCTCCTGAGCTTGGTGCTGTCGCTCGTGTCGCTGGGCGTGGGCGCCCTGGGCGTCGCCAACACGATGCTGATGGCCGTTCACGAGCGGACCCGCGAGTTTGGCGTGCTGCGGGCCATGGGGGCCCGTCCCGGGTTCGTGGGCCAGCTGGTGATCGCCGAGGGCCTGCTGCTGGCCGTGGTGGGGTGGAGCGCCGGGGCGCTGCTGAGTATGCCGGGCGTGTGGGCGATCAACCACCTCACGCAGCGGGTTGCAGGACTGGACGGGGCGGCGTTCTCACC contains these protein-coding regions:
- a CDS encoding ABC transporter permease: MRPAERWHLAARGLSRRPVRTLLTLLGVVISVTSMILFLSLGQGLKGQFREELRSAGPDVQVARPAPLSLLPLPNLPRSVVAAVTANAAELGVTGVTPVVAQIKQALDPTQSAVYYGLPAREGLQALFPQVRVARGRLLQASDEGQAVAVLGAVAARNQQLGVGDEFMITRRARVRVIGVLEPQQTLTDTFTFLPLTGAQRALGLGDQLSFVALRLRDPERAPEVAAQLRRITHLDVRTREDVLWSFSALLGRADLLSLVLSLVSLGVGALGVANTMLMAVHERTREFGVLRAMGARPGFVGQLVIAEGLLLAVVGWSAGALLSMPGVWAINHLTQRVAGLDGAAFSPQLLGLSLGLSLLLGLLSGLWPAYRAGRTSIAEALGQC